One Kineococcus aurantiacus genomic window carries:
- a CDS encoding CPBP family glutamic-type intramembrane protease gives MNRLLEKDPAQDPARVGRGRLRALVARHPLVAFFVIALGASWAAWTPYVLSAHGLGVWDLRFPELLGTAQFSGVLPGALLGPLGAGFLVTALVDGRAGLRRWFGRLWRWRVPGRWYALALLGVPLLVLASGLPLSGGVVQAPAPLVLAALVPGLVVQVFTTGLAEEPGWRDFALPRLQERFGPTGAVAVLGPLWALWHLPLFLSDWGGYPGSPWTQVLWFTGFCVTFNVVVAWVFNRTGESLPVVTLLHVGVNNTVSTLWTEVYPAMSADRVVPGLFAVSAVAAAALLVATRGRLGYRPAPARTLR, from the coding sequence GTGAACCGACTCCTGGAGAAGGACCCCGCGCAGGACCCCGCACGCGTCGGGCGGGGGCGGTTGCGCGCCCTCGTCGCCCGCCACCCGCTCGTCGCGTTCTTCGTGATCGCCCTGGGCGCCAGCTGGGCCGCCTGGACCCCCTACGTCCTGTCCGCCCACGGCCTCGGCGTGTGGGACCTGCGCTTCCCCGAACTCCTCGGCACCGCCCAGTTCTCCGGCGTCCTGCCCGGCGCCCTCCTCGGCCCGCTCGGCGCGGGTTTCCTCGTCACGGCCCTCGTCGACGGCCGCGCCGGGCTGCGCCGCTGGTTCGGCCGGTTGTGGCGCTGGCGGGTCCCCGGCCGCTGGTACGCCCTGGCCCTGCTCGGCGTCCCGCTGCTGGTCCTGGCCTCGGGCCTGCCGCTGTCCGGCGGCGTCGTCCAGGCGCCCGCGCCGCTGGTGCTGGCCGCCCTCGTCCCCGGGCTCGTCGTGCAGGTCTTCACGACGGGGCTGGCCGAGGAACCGGGCTGGCGGGACTTCGCCCTGCCCCGGCTGCAGGAGCGGTTCGGGCCCACGGGCGCCGTGGCCGTCCTGGGGCCGCTGTGGGCGCTGTGGCACCTGCCGCTGTTCCTCAGCGACTGGGGCGGGTACCCGGGTTCGCCGTGGACGCAGGTGCTCTGGTTCACCGGGTTCTGCGTCACCTTCAACGTCGTCGTCGCCTGGGTCTTCAACCGCACCGGCGAGAGCCTGCCCGTCGTGACGCTGCTGCACGTCGGGGTGAACAACACCGTCTCGACGCTGTGGACCGAGGTCTACCCGGCGATGTCCGCCGACCGCGTCGTCCCCGGCCTGTTCGCCGTCTCGGCCGTGGCCGCCGCGGCGCTGCTCGTCGCCACCCGCGGACGGCTCGGGTACCGCCCCGCCCCGGCTCGTACACTCCGCTGA